From Xylocopa sonorina isolate GNS202 unplaced genomic scaffold, iyXylSono1_principal scaffold0063, whole genome shotgun sequence, a single genomic window includes:
- the LOC143432241 gene encoding ATP-dependent DNA helicase Pif1-like, whose protein sequence is MAHKKSLKRTLKDLRGNKQLFGGAFILLANDFRQTLPVIPRSVPADELNACLKSSVLWRYVEKISLKTNMRVQLQQDESSEPFTKQLLDIGNGKMEIDQSTHCITLPENFCHIVKSTDELIAKAFSNLSQNYKNNQRVSERAILAAKNIDVNLINCTIQIKIPDEETTYKCIDTVVNHDESVNYPTEFFNSLDLQGMPPHILSLEIGPPIILLRNINPSQVCNGTRLSVKKLINNIIEATILKGKHQGEHVLLPRNPIIPTNTSFEFKRLQFPVRLAFAMTINKAQEQSLQVCGLNLVNPCFSYGQLYVGCSRVGKPSNLFILAPDRKTNNVVYLQALLR, encoded by the coding sequence ATGGCACACAAGAAATCATTGAAACGCACATTAAAAGATTTGAGAGGAAATAAGCAGCTCTTTGGTGGTGCATTCATTTTGCTAGCTAATGATTTTCGACAAACTTTACCAGTTATACCACGTTCAGTACCTGCAGATGAATTGAATGCATGTCTCAAATCATCAGTTTTATGGCGGTATGTGGAGAAAATATCTTTAAAGACCAATATGCGTGTTCAATTACAACAAGATGAATCTTCTGAACCATTTACAAAACAATTATTAGATATTGGGAatggtaaaatggaaatagatcaATCCACACACTGTATTACATTACCAGAAAACTTTTGTCACATTGTAAAATCCACTGATGAATTGATTGCCAAAGCTTTTTCAAATTTATCGCAGAATTATAAAAATAACCAACGGGTTAGTGAGCGTGCTATATTGGCAGCTAAAAACATTGATGTGAATTTAATAAACTGCACAATTCAAATTAAAATACCTGATGAAGAAACAACATATAAATGCATAGATACTGTTGTCAATCACGATGAATCAGTTAATTATCCAAcagaattttttaattcattGGATCTACAAGGAATGCCACCACATATTTTATCTTTGGAAATTGGTCCCCCAATCATCCTTCTACGAAATATAAATCCATCGCAAGTATGCAATGGGACTAGGCTATcagtaaaaaaattaataaataacataattgaGGCAACCATTTTAAAGGGAAAACATCAAGGGGAACATGTGCTACTACCACGCAATCCAATAATACCAACGAATACTTCATTTGAATTCAAACGTCTACAGTTTCCGGTACGACTAGCCTTTGCAATGACCATTAACAAAGCACAGGAACAATCATTGCAAGTATGTGGATTAAATTTGGTAAATCCATGCTTCTCATATGGACAGCTGTACGTTGGGTGTTCTCGAGTTGGAAAACCttcaaatttatttattcttgCACCAgataggaaaacaaataatgttGTATATTTACAAGCACTACTAAGATAA